The following are from one region of the Staphylococcus schleiferi genome:
- a CDS encoding ACT domain-containing protein, which produces MKHQFYVIREDVLPYVVKRVLQVKSSLKNDPSLTIQEAVDMHDCSRSAFYKYRDTIFPLDEVRKRTEAYTIILFVIDKVVILASILEKLSELQLSVLTIHQSVPINNKASITLSLDGSKAKINPYELINTLRQMENIYNVDIIGMNL; this is translated from the coding sequence ATGAAACATCAATTTTATGTTATTCGTGAGGATGTTCTACCTTACGTCGTGAAGCGTGTACTACAAGTAAAATCCTCATTAAAAAATGACCCATCACTGACAATTCAAGAAGCAGTGGATATGCATGATTGTTCACGCAGTGCATTCTACAAATATAGAGACACTATCTTTCCATTAGATGAGGTTCGTAAGCGCACAGAAGCTTATACCATTATTTTATTTGTTATTGATAAAGTTGTAATTCTGGCAAGTATCCTTGAAAAATTGTCAGAGCTTCAACTTTCTGTGCTCACAATTCATCAAAGTGTCCCTATCAATAATAAAGCATCCATTACACTGTCACTAGATGGGAGTAAAGCGAAAATTAATCCCTATGAATTAATTAACACATTAAGACAAATGGAAAATATTTATAATGTAGATATTATCGGAATGAATTTATAA
- the ruvA gene encoding Holliday junction branch migration protein RuvA: protein MYAYIFGNLTALYPTHIIVETTSGVGYEIQTPNSYRFQKHLNQSIKVYTSLIVREDAQLLYGFIDEEEKDMFLSLIKVTGIGPKSALAILAASTPNEVKRAIENENDAYLTKFPGIGKKTARQIVLDLKGKVVITETNDEDLLSNATDAIETSHYAKEALLVLEALGYSKRELKKVEKAMQSETFESVDAAVKFGLKQLVS, encoded by the coding sequence ATGTATGCATATATCTTTGGGAATTTAACGGCACTTTATCCAACACACATCATCGTCGAAACAACATCGGGTGTGGGATATGAAATTCAGACCCCAAACTCATATCGTTTTCAAAAGCATCTTAATCAATCTATTAAAGTTTATACGTCGTTAATTGTACGAGAAGACGCTCAATTGTTATATGGCTTTATTGATGAAGAAGAAAAGGATATGTTTTTAAGTTTAATTAAGGTGACTGGAATTGGTCCTAAATCTGCATTAGCTATTTTAGCAGCGAGCACGCCTAATGAAGTTAAACGCGCGATTGAAAATGAAAATGATGCGTATTTAACAAAATTTCCAGGAATCGGTAAAAAGACAGCGCGCCAAATTGTATTAGATTTAAAAGGTAAAGTAGTTATTACCGAAACGAACGATGAAGACCTACTTTCGAATGCTACGGATGCTATCGAAACCTCTCATTATGCAAAAGAAGCACTATTGGTGTTAGAAGCATTAGGCTATTCTAAGCGTGAATTGAAAAAGGTTGAGAAGGCGATGCAAAGTGAAACTTTTGAAAGTGTTGATGCAGCAGTTAAATTTGGATTAAAACAATTAGTTTCATAA
- the ruvB gene encoding Holliday junction branch migration DNA helicase RuvB: protein MEQDRMMDGHEQSDEQAFELSLRPDRLRQYIGQSTIKSNLEVFIQAAKIREEPLDHVLLFGPPGLGKTTLSHIIANEMGVNLRTVSGPSIERPGDLAAILTGLQPGDVLFIDEIHRLSSVVEEVLYPAMEDFFIDIIVGKGEEARSIRIDLPPFTLVGATTRAGSLTSPLRDRFGVHLRLEYYSEQELAQIIIRTVDVLGTAIDEESAIEIAKRSRGTPRIANRLLKRIRDFQQVNEDDMIYIETTKRALHLLQVDEEGLDYIDHKMMACIIEQYHGGPVGLDTIAVSIGEERITIEDVYEPFLIQRGFLERTPRGRKATPQAYEHFKYTSH from the coding sequence ATGGAACAAGATCGAATGATGGATGGCCATGAGCAATCTGATGAGCAAGCTTTTGAATTGTCATTACGGCCAGATCGGCTAAGACAATACATAGGTCAAAGTACGATCAAATCAAATCTTGAAGTTTTTATTCAAGCGGCTAAAATTCGTGAAGAACCACTTGATCATGTCCTTCTCTTTGGCCCTCCTGGTTTAGGTAAAACGACACTCTCACATATTATCGCAAATGAAATGGGCGTTAATTTACGTACAGTTTCAGGGCCATCTATAGAGAGACCCGGTGATTTAGCTGCTATTTTAACTGGTTTACAACCTGGCGATGTTTTATTTATTGATGAGATACATCGTCTAAGTAGCGTTGTGGAAGAAGTATTATATCCGGCTATGGAAGATTTTTTTATTGATATTATCGTTGGAAAAGGCGAGGAAGCACGTAGTATACGTATCGATTTACCACCATTTACATTAGTCGGTGCAACAACACGTGCAGGGAGTTTGACGAGTCCTTTACGTGACCGTTTTGGTGTTCATTTACGTTTAGAATATTATTCTGAACAAGAACTGGCACAGATTATTATTCGCACTGTTGATGTATTAGGCACAGCAATTGATGAAGAAAGTGCTATAGAAATTGCAAAAAGAAGTCGTGGGACACCTCGTATCGCTAATCGTTTATTAAAACGAATACGGGATTTCCAACAAGTAAATGAAGATGACATGATTTACATTGAGACGACAAAACGTGCTTTGCACTTATTACAAGTCGATGAAGAAGGTCTAGATTATATTGATCACAAAATGATGGCTTGTATTATTGAGCAATATCATGGTGGGCCGGTAGGGTTAGATACGATTGCTGTTTCAATCGGAGAAGAGCGTATTACGATTGAAGACGTATATGAACCTTTTCTCATTCAAAGAGGCTTTTTAGAGCGAACACCAAGAGGTCGTAAAGCGACACCCCAAGCCTATGAACATTTTAAATATACGAGTCATTAA
- the queA gene encoding tRNA preQ1(34) S-adenosylmethionine ribosyltransferase-isomerase QueA, which yields MNIEEFDYELPESLIAQTPLKQRDQSRLLYLNRQTGDTEDLHFKDITRFFKQGDTLVLNDTKVMPARLFGVKEETLAKVEMLMLTQIEGDDWEVLLKPAKRIKVGQSLSFGDGKIIATCMKELDQGGRMMRLHYDGILQERLDELGEMPLPPYIKERLDEKDRYQTVYAKASGSAAAPTAGLHFTDQLLQQIRENGVNIAFITLHVGLGTFRPVSVENIDDHEMHSEYYQMSQETADLLNETKAKGHRIISVGTTSTRTLETIRQNNTQFVASSGWTDIFIYPGFEFKAIDGLITNFHLPKSTLVMLVSAFSSRQFVLSAYRHAVAEKYRFFSFGDAMIII from the coding sequence TTGAATATTGAAGAATTTGATTATGAATTGCCAGAGTCGCTCATCGCACAAACACCATTAAAACAGCGCGATCAAAGCCGCTTGTTATATTTGAATCGACAAACTGGTGATACCGAAGACTTGCATTTTAAAGATATTACGCGATTTTTCAAACAAGGCGATACACTTGTATTAAATGATACGAAAGTAATGCCAGCGCGTTTATTTGGTGTTAAAGAAGAAACACTAGCAAAAGTTGAAATGTTAATGTTGACTCAAATTGAAGGTGACGACTGGGAAGTTTTACTTAAACCAGCGAAACGGATTAAAGTAGGGCAATCTTTGAGCTTTGGAGACGGAAAAATCATTGCTACTTGTATGAAAGAACTCGATCAAGGTGGCCGAATGATGCGCTTGCATTATGACGGCATTTTACAAGAGCGACTTGATGAATTAGGCGAAATGCCTCTCCCTCCATATATTAAAGAACGATTAGATGAAAAAGATCGTTATCAAACCGTTTATGCAAAAGCGTCTGGTTCAGCTGCAGCACCGACTGCAGGTTTACATTTTACAGATCAGTTGTTACAACAAATTCGTGAAAATGGGGTTAATATTGCATTTATCACACTTCACGTAGGATTAGGTACATTTAGACCTGTGAGTGTTGAGAATATCGATGACCACGAAATGCATAGTGAATATTATCAAATGTCTCAAGAGACTGCAGATTTACTAAATGAGACTAAAGCTAAGGGCCATCGCATCATATCTGTGGGTACGACCTCAACGAGAACACTAGAGACCATTCGACAAAATAATACGCAATTTGTTGCTTCTAGTGGATGGACGGATATATTTATTTATCCGGGTTTTGAATTTAAAGCGATAGATGGCTTGATTACCAATTTTCATTTACCTAAATCCACTTTAGTGATGTTGGTATCTGCTTTTAGTTCGCGACAATTTGTGCTTTCGGCATACCGTCATGCAGTCGCTGAAAAATATCGATTTTTCAGTTTTGGCGATGCGATGATTATTATTTAG
- the tgt gene encoding tRNA guanosine(34) transglycosylase Tgt, which yields MPAVTYEHIKTCKQSGARLGIVHTPHGSFETPMFMPVGTKATVKTMSPEELKQMNTKILLGNTYHLWLQPGNDIVKKAGGLHQFMNWDGPILTDSGGFQVFSLSNLRKITEEGVEFRHHTNGSKLFLSPEDSIKIQNDLGSDIIMAFDECPPMPAEYDYVKNSIERTTRWAERCLQAHQRPNDQALFGIIQGGEYKDLRQQSAEELVKLDFPGYAIGGLSVGEPKPVMYEMVEFTEQFMPKDKPRYLMGVGSPDALIECSIRGMDMFDCVLPTRIARNGTCMTSHGRVVVKNAQYKEDFRPLDENCDCYTCKNYSRAYLRHLIKADETFGIRLTTYHNLHFLLKLMENIRQAIREDRLLDFKEEFFEQYGLNVDNPKNF from the coding sequence ATGCCTGCAGTAACTTATGAGCATATTAAAACTTGTAAACAATCTGGTGCAAGATTAGGCATTGTACACACACCGCACGGGTCGTTTGAGACACCTATGTTTATGCCAGTGGGTACAAAAGCTACAGTTAAAACGATGAGCCCAGAAGAATTAAAACAAATGAATACGAAAATTTTATTAGGGAACACCTATCATTTATGGTTACAACCTGGCAATGATATTGTTAAAAAGGCGGGGGGCCTACACCAATTTATGAATTGGGACGGTCCTATTTTAACGGATTCGGGTGGCTTCCAAGTTTTTAGTTTGAGTAATTTGAGAAAAATTACCGAAGAAGGTGTAGAATTTAGACATCATACGAATGGTTCAAAACTCTTTTTATCTCCAGAAGATTCTATCAAAATACAAAATGATTTAGGTTCGGATATTATCATGGCTTTTGATGAGTGCCCTCCTATGCCAGCTGAGTATGATTATGTGAAAAATTCTATTGAAAGAACAACAAGATGGGCTGAACGATGCTTACAAGCGCACCAACGTCCGAACGATCAAGCCTTGTTTGGAATTATCCAAGGTGGAGAATACAAAGATTTACGTCAACAATCAGCGGAAGAACTCGTTAAACTTGATTTTCCAGGATATGCGATAGGTGGATTGTCTGTTGGTGAGCCAAAACCTGTCATGTATGAGATGGTCGAATTTACTGAGCAGTTTATGCCTAAAGATAAGCCGCGTTATTTAATGGGCGTAGGTTCTCCTGATGCATTGATTGAATGTAGCATCCGTGGTATGGATATGTTTGATTGTGTATTACCGACACGTATTGCACGTAATGGAACATGTATGACTTCACATGGCCGTGTTGTCGTAAAAAATGCGCAATATAAAGAGGATTTTAGACCGCTAGATGAAAATTGTGATTGTTATACGTGTAAAAATTATTCACGCGCATACCTAAGACATCTCATCAAAGCGGATGAAACTTTTGGGATTCGTCTTACCACTTATCATAATTTGCATTTTCTGTTAAAATTAATGGAGAACATTAGACAAGCCATTCGAGAGGATCGTCTTTTAGATTTTAAAGAGGAATTTTTCGAACAATATGGCCTCAATGTTGATAATCCGAAAAATTTCTAG
- the yajC gene encoding preprotein translocase subunit YajC, whose protein sequence is MSSLISLLPLILLFVVMWFFMIRPQQKRAKEHRQMVDQLEAGQRVTTIGGIKGTVRAVDETTAVITVNGKGTELTFEKQAIKQVDPS, encoded by the coding sequence ATGTCTTCACTTATTAGTTTATTACCTTTAATATTGCTATTTGTTGTTATGTGGTTCTTTATGATTCGTCCACAACAAAAGCGTGCTAAAGAGCATCGCCAAATGGTAGACCAATTAGAAGCGGGCCAACGTGTAACGACAATTGGTGGTATTAAAGGAACAGTTCGTGCAGTTGACGAAACGACAGCTGTCATTACAGTTAATGGTAAAGGTACTGAACTGACTTTTGAAAAACAAGCCATTAAACAAGTGGATCCTTCATAA